In the Leptolyngbya sp. SIO1E4 genome, one interval contains:
- a CDS encoding 2Fe-2S iron-sulfur cluster binding domain-containing protein → MANTFTVEINHQGTLTTLQVPEDKTILSAAQDAGLDLPFSCSAGVCTTCAALITEGTVDQAEGMGVGPDLQAEGYALLCVALPRSDIKLETEKEDIVYQKQFGQPS, encoded by the coding sequence ATGGCAAATACCTTCACCGTTGAAATTAATCACCAGGGCACCCTAACGACCCTCCAGGTGCCAGAAGATAAAACTATCTTGTCGGCGGCCCAAGACGCTGGTTTAGATCTCCCATTTTCATGCAGTGCGGGGGTCTGCACCACCTGCGCAGCACTGATCACCGAAGGAACTGTAGATCAGGCAGAGGGCATGGGGGTGGGGCCTGACCTCCAGGCAGAAGGCTATGCCTTGCTCTGTGTAGCCTTGCCTCGCTCTGACATCAAACTAGAAACAGAGAAGGAGGACATTGTTTATCAAAAGCAG
- a CDS encoding DUF2854 domain-containing protein, whose amino-acid sequence MLRKTSLGNVLLTVGGVLTVIGFVAYFQDNATLNLAGFFYGIPVLLGGLALRAAELEPTPYSQETPPEILALREQQATPTQNQVRSDVTRYRYGQSAHLDEVLERLGLAPSDEARPELTAVRETDMDGAYALILEFDSPQVPFAKWLEKREKIEKFFGPDIRAEIIEPGEKKVDVALIAIATPTPAEPVS is encoded by the coding sequence ATGCTGCGGAAAACATCCCTGGGAAATGTGTTATTGACAGTTGGTGGTGTGCTAACCGTGATTGGATTTGTGGCCTATTTTCAGGACAATGCCACCCTGAACCTGGCGGGCTTTTTCTATGGGATTCCGGTATTGCTGGGGGGGCTGGCGCTGCGAGCAGCGGAACTAGAACCCACTCCCTATTCGCAAGAGACTCCGCCAGAAATATTGGCCCTGCGAGAACAGCAGGCTACCCCTACGCAAAATCAGGTACGTAGTGACGTGACTCGGTATCGCTATGGACAATCAGCTCATCTGGACGAAGTGCTTGAGCGGCTGGGGTTAGCCCCTTCTGATGAGGCCCGACCTGAGTTGACAGCGGTGCGAGAAACAGACATGGACGGCGCCTATGCCTTGATCCTGGAGTTTGACTCGCCGCAGGTGCCCTTCGCCAAATGGTTAGAAAAGCGGGAGAAAATTGAGAAATTTTTCGGACCTGATATTCGAGCTGAAATTATTGAACCCGGTGAGAAGAAGGTTGATGTGGCGTTGATCGCGATCGCTACCCCCACCCCTGCCGAGCCGGTTTCCTAG
- a CDS encoding ABC transporter permease, which yields MATEALGWWGVPLGILAGTLRGSAPFLFVSLGECLTEKSGKINLGLEGTLLMGAMSAYGVSYLSQDAVGPFWAPWLGVLVAGFSGMALGAIHGWLSQQRRVNDVAVGIAMIIFGSGLAFFLGKPFIQPQAPQLFTFNWGAWSGHPAVQAALKVSPLFLIGVAIAPFMQWFFRATRWGLYVRAVGDSPDAARAMGISIFKVRFLSILAGSFLAGIGGACLSLYYPGVWTERISSGQGLMAVALVIFARWNPVQCLWASLLFGGAQAIGPGFQSVGINSYYYLFNAAPYILTLLIMVITCSPKRTLIGAPGALGKTD from the coding sequence ATGGCAACGGAAGCTTTGGGCTGGTGGGGGGTGCCCTTAGGGATTTTGGCTGGAACCCTGCGGGGCAGTGCGCCATTTCTGTTCGTTAGCCTGGGGGAATGCCTGACTGAGAAAAGTGGCAAAATTAACCTCGGCCTGGAAGGAACGCTGCTGATGGGTGCCATGAGCGCTTATGGGGTTTCTTATCTCAGCCAAGATGCGGTCGGGCCTTTTTGGGCACCGTGGCTCGGGGTGTTAGTTGCAGGGTTCTCAGGGATGGCGCTGGGGGCAATTCACGGCTGGCTCTCTCAACAGCGTCGGGTCAATGACGTGGCCGTGGGTATTGCCATGATCATTTTTGGCAGCGGTCTGGCGTTTTTTCTGGGTAAGCCCTTCATTCAGCCCCAAGCGCCCCAGCTTTTCACCTTTAACTGGGGAGCCTGGAGCGGCCATCCAGCGGTGCAGGCGGCGTTGAAAGTGAGTCCGCTATTTTTGATCGGGGTAGCGATCGCGCCCTTTATGCAGTGGTTCTTTCGCGCTACCCGTTGGGGGTTGTATGTACGAGCGGTAGGAGATAGCCCCGATGCGGCTCGTGCCATGGGCATTTCGATTTTTAAGGTGCGATTTTTAAGCATCCTGGCAGGGAGTTTCTTAGCCGGTATTGGGGGTGCCTGTCTTTCGCTGTATTACCCCGGTGTCTGGACTGAACGGATTTCTAGCGGCCAGGGGCTGATGGCGGTGGCCCTGGTTATTTTTGCCCGTTGGAACCCGGTGCAATGCCTTTGGGCATCGCTGCTGTTTGGCGGGGCCCAGGCGATTGGGCCAGGATTCCAGTCTGTGGGCATCAATTCCTACTACTATTTGTTCAATGCGGCGCCTTACATCCTGACGCTGCTGATTATGGTGATTACCTGTTCTCCTAAACGGACGTTGATTGGCGCACCGGGTGCTTTAGGGAAAACGGACTAG